From a single Loigolactobacillus coryniformis subsp. coryniformis KCTC 3167 = DSM 20001 genomic region:
- a CDS encoding GntR family transcriptional regulator — protein sequence MADLVYQRIIKDLTRRIFAGEFAAEMRLPDERHLSEEYAVSRSSIKRALAMLANDGVVFKKRGSGTFINPLYLENQSLFNYEGSNLGITDNLQMAGKKPGIKLLEFAAIPATATLQRDLFLQSGEFVYQIKRLRLLDDQPFMIEESFIPIKVVPELNQDIAGHSIFNYLQETKKQAVTKSFLTIGAAPATAEDQELLHLQANEPVGTMAGIFFLDDGTPIEYSFMRMHYRYLKFNSFVAIDKP from the coding sequence ATGGCAGATTTAGTTTATCAACGCATAATCAAAGATTTAACTCGGCGTATTTTTGCCGGGGAGTTTGCTGCGGAAATGAGATTGCCCGATGAACGTCATCTGAGTGAAGAGTATGCGGTCAGTCGTAGTTCAATCAAGCGCGCATTGGCGATGCTGGCTAATGATGGTGTGGTCTTTAAAAAACGTGGCTCTGGCACCTTTATTAATCCGTTATATTTAGAAAATCAATCGTTGTTCAATTATGAAGGCAGTAATTTAGGTATCACCGACAATTTACAAATGGCGGGGAAAAAGCCCGGTATCAAGCTACTTGAATTTGCAGCGATTCCGGCTACGGCAACGCTGCAGCGTGATTTATTTTTGCAAAGTGGCGAGTTCGTTTATCAGATTAAGCGGCTACGTTTGCTAGATGATCAGCCGTTTATGATCGAAGAAAGTTTTATTCCGATCAAGGTCGTGCCTGAGCTAAATCAGGATATTGCTGGGCATTCGATTTTTAACTACTTGCAGGAAACTAAAAAGCAGGCAGTCACTAAATCGTTCCTGACGATTGGTGCGGCACCAGCTACAGCAGAAGATCAAGAACTGTTACATTTGCAGGCCAACGAACCAGTGGGCACAATGGCCGGGATTTTCTTTTTAGATGATGGGACGCCAATTGAGTATTCGTTTATGCGTATGCACTATCGTTATCTAAAATTTAATTCATTTGTGGCGATCGACAAGCCATAA
- a CDS encoding oxidoreductase, whose translation MAKVWLVTGTSRGLGRALVEMLLHRGEKVVATARQVDAIAIWTQQYPQQVLTLALDVTDKAQIAAVVKKAIAHFGQIDVLVNNAGYGYFGAVEESDETAVRAMFETNFWGLAAVTQALLPQLRAQRSGLIINISSDCGLTTYPALGYYQASKFAVEGLSQTLAQEVRPLGIRLMLVEPGAFRTDWAGRSAGEHKQTITDYATTAGQAQAHSQATVAVKPGSPELAVKAILKAAADPQPPLHLVLGADALVAVRQQVTALTQDLNTWAPTSNHTAFGDEAYW comes from the coding sequence ATGGCAAAAGTCTGGTTAGTCACAGGAACTTCGCGTGGTTTAGGTCGAGCATTGGTGGAAATGCTACTGCATCGGGGTGAAAAGGTGGTAGCGACAGCACGGCAGGTAGATGCGATCGCCATATGGACACAGCAATATCCACAACAGGTATTGACTTTAGCGTTGGATGTCACTGATAAGGCACAGATCGCTGCGGTTGTAAAAAAAGCGATTGCGCATTTTGGACAAATCGATGTTTTGGTCAATAATGCCGGTTATGGCTACTTTGGTGCGGTCGAGGAAAGCGATGAAACGGCGGTACGAGCAATGTTTGAAACCAATTTTTGGGGATTGGCGGCAGTAACACAGGCGCTATTACCCCAGTTGCGCGCCCAGCGTAGTGGCTTGATCATCAATATTTCTTCGGATTGTGGATTGACGACTTATCCAGCGTTAGGCTATTATCAAGCCAGCAAGTTTGCAGTTGAAGGGTTGAGTCAAACATTAGCTCAAGAAGTTAGACCATTAGGTATTCGGTTGATGCTGGTTGAGCCAGGCGCATTCCGAACTGATTGGGCGGGCCGTTCAGCGGGTGAGCACAAGCAAACAATCACTGATTACGCAACGACTGCGGGACAAGCTCAAGCGCATTCGCAGGCTACGGTGGCGGTTAAACCTGGTAGTCCTGAATTAGCAGTCAAGGCGATTCTCAAAGCTGCGGCAGATCCGCAACCGCCATTGCATTTAGTTTTAGGTGCAGACGCACTAGTTGCAGTCCGTCAGCAAGTCACAGCCTTGACGCAAGATCTGAATACCTGGGCGCCCACCTCAAACCACACCGCTTTTGGTGACGAGGCATACTGGTAA
- a CDS encoding malolactic enzyme → MKAQEILQDPLRNKGTAFTVAERHELGLTGLLPPKVQTLDEQVAQVYGQLQTRTTAIAKHLFLMQIFNQNRILFYRLLRQYLVELLPLVYTPTIGDAVEQYGQQFVEPGGAVYLSINDPDSMQASLIAAAAGREIKMVVVTDGEGVLGIGDWGVNGVDISIGKLMVYTAAAGIDPRQVLPIVLDVGTDNQQLLDDPLYLGNRQKRVRGEAYHAFIDQFVEVVETTFPNVFLHWEDFGRENAAAILNQYQNQITTFNDDIQGTGIVVLAGILGALSISGEKLTTQRYLCFGAGTAGTGVARRIFLEMQAQGLSVEEARQHFYLVDRQGLLFDDMADLTPEQKAFARKRSEFTNVAALTDLVAVVAAVQPTILVGTSGQPHSFTEEIVKSMCAHTPRPIIFAMSNPTKLSEATAADLINWSAGKALVATGVPQAPVTYNGVTYEIGQANNALVYPGLGLGVIAAQATRLNDEMISQAAHSLGGIVDTSQPGAAVLPPVARVTEYQKTIATAVVQSALDQGLAGRKITDVAAVVTENQWLPEY, encoded by the coding sequence GTGAAAGCACAGGAAATTCTGCAAGATCCATTACGTAATAAAGGAACCGCATTTACAGTAGCTGAACGGCATGAGCTGGGCTTAACTGGTTTATTACCACCAAAGGTACAGACTTTGGACGAGCAAGTCGCACAAGTGTACGGTCAGTTACAGACACGTACGACTGCGATTGCTAAGCATTTATTTCTGATGCAGATCTTTAATCAAAATCGGATACTATTCTATCGTTTATTACGGCAATATTTAGTTGAATTACTGCCATTGGTTTACACTCCGACGATTGGTGATGCGGTTGAGCAATATGGTCAGCAATTTGTTGAACCTGGTGGTGCGGTTTATTTGAGCATTAATGATCCGGATAGCATGCAGGCTAGTTTGATCGCTGCTGCCGCTGGTCGGGAGATCAAAATGGTAGTCGTAACGGATGGTGAAGGTGTATTAGGTATTGGTGACTGGGGTGTCAACGGGGTCGATATTTCGATCGGCAAATTAATGGTCTACACAGCTGCTGCTGGGATCGATCCGCGGCAAGTTTTACCGATCGTACTGGATGTAGGTACCGATAATCAGCAGTTATTAGATGATCCGCTGTATCTAGGTAATCGGCAGAAGCGGGTGCGGGGGGAAGCTTATCATGCGTTTATCGATCAGTTTGTTGAAGTGGTCGAAACGACTTTTCCTAATGTTTTTCTGCACTGGGAAGATTTTGGTCGTGAAAATGCTGCAGCAATTTTAAATCAATACCAGAACCAGATCACCACTTTTAATGATGATATTCAAGGAACCGGGATCGTGGTTCTGGCTGGCATTTTAGGTGCACTAAGTATTTCCGGTGAGAAATTAACGACACAACGCTACTTGTGTTTTGGTGCCGGCACAGCGGGGACTGGTGTTGCACGGCGCATCTTTTTGGAAATGCAGGCGCAAGGATTGTCGGTTGAGGAAGCACGGCAGCATTTTTATTTAGTCGACCGGCAAGGGTTATTGTTTGACGACATGGCTGATCTTACGCCAGAACAAAAGGCATTTGCCCGTAAACGCAGTGAATTTACTAATGTCGCTGCATTGACTGATTTGGTGGCAGTGGTAGCGGCGGTTCAGCCAACAATTTTGGTGGGGACTTCAGGGCAACCGCACAGTTTCACCGAAGAAATTGTTAAATCAATGTGCGCCCATACACCACGGCCGATTATTTTTGCAATGTCGAATCCGACTAAGTTATCAGAAGCCACGGCGGCTGATTTGATCAATTGGTCAGCTGGTAAAGCTTTAGTGGCGACAGGAGTGCCACAAGCGCCAGTCACCTATAATGGTGTGACCTACGAAATTGGTCAGGCAAATAACGCTTTGGTTTATCCTGGCTTAGGGTTAGGCGTGATTGCTGCGCAAGCAACTCGCTTAAATGATGAAATGATCTCGCAAGCCGCGCATTCGCTAGGTGGTATTGTTGATACCAGTCAGCCTGGGGCAGCTGTTTTACCGCCAGTAGCACGGGTGACTGAGTATCAAAAGACAATTGCGACTGCAGTTGTGCAAAGTGCGTTGGATCAAGGTCTAGCCGGTCGCAAAATTACTGACGTTGCTGCGGTAGTCACGGAAAATCAGTGGTTGCCGGAATATTAA
- a CDS encoding VOC family protein, producing the protein MIDGTQVMISDVPPERGLELTSGNNIASVIQAKSDAEIEPLYHALSSDGKIVAPLEATFWAKKMSLLITNSVFNGSLTYQLKLK; encoded by the coding sequence ATGATCGATGGTACGCAGGTCATGATTTCAGACGTGCCACCAGAAAGGGGACTGGAATTGACCAGTGGCAACAACATTGCCTCAGTGATCCAAGCTAAAAGTGACGCTGAAATCGAGCCACTCTATCATGCTTTGAGTAGCGATGGCAAGATTGTTGCACCACTAGAAGCAACCTTTTGGGCAAAAAAAATGTCATTGTTAATAACAAATTCGGTATTTAATGGCAGCTTAACTTACCAACTGAAACTTAAATAA
- the spxB gene encoding pyruvate oxidase, whose translation MVEKINAADAMLKVLEDWGVKNIYGLPGGSFDSTMNALHNRRNTLHFVQVRHEEVGALAASGEAKVTGKLGVTFGSAGPGAVHLLNGLYDAKYDHVPVLALVGQVPTATMNTDYFQEMNENPMFADVAVYNRTATTAAGLPHVVDEAIRQAYKHNGVAVVTIPKDLGWTEIDDNFVSTAAAATTSDTVAPATEKIDAAIALLKAAEKPLIYIGQGARGATDDIITLSEKLSAPIVSTVPAKGIVPDDYKAYMGSAGRVASKPGVETSRAADTVLFVGTDFPFTAYFFAPDAKFIQVDTDSAKLGKRHAVEVSILADAVKTFRALVERSGDAVPEKPFYKAALANKINWRKWIDSFEESDQTPMRVEPVFKQINDMAEPDAIFQVDVGNVTIDGMRFLRMNHQEQFTTSAWYATMGYGIPAAIAAKEAFPNRQVFSISGDGGWTMVVQDLLTQVKEHLPIINVVLSNQSLGFIEAEQDDTKQPHSGVDLLDADWAGVAEDMGATGYKVTNLAELKMAFEQAKTATGPVVIDVKIANERPLPVEQLVLDPETQDPAAVKAFVEEYQAQGLIPLRQLLADAEK comes from the coding sequence ATGGTAGAAAAAATTAATGCAGCAGACGCAATGCTCAAGGTATTGGAGGATTGGGGCGTCAAAAATATTTACGGTTTACCGGGTGGTTCATTTGATTCCACAATGAACGCTTTGCATAATCGCCGCAATACGCTTCACTTTGTCCAAGTTCGTCACGAAGAAGTTGGCGCTTTAGCTGCTAGTGGCGAAGCTAAAGTAACCGGCAAATTAGGTGTTACTTTTGGTTCTGCTGGTCCTGGTGCAGTTCACTTACTTAATGGCTTGTATGATGCTAAATATGACCACGTCCCAGTCTTGGCGTTAGTTGGACAAGTTCCAACTGCAACAATGAACACTGATTACTTCCAAGAAATGAATGAAAATCCGATGTTTGCTGACGTGGCAGTTTATAACCGGACAGCAACCACTGCAGCTGGTTTGCCACACGTGGTCGACGAAGCGATCCGCCAAGCTTACAAGCATAATGGTGTCGCTGTTGTTACGATTCCAAAGGATCTTGGCTGGACTGAGATCGACGATAATTTCGTTTCGACCGCTGCTGCTGCAACCACTAGTGATACAGTTGCACCCGCAACTGAAAAAATCGACGCTGCCATCGCTTTACTGAAGGCAGCTGAGAAACCATTGATCTACATTGGTCAAGGTGCTCGCGGCGCAACCGACGACATCATTACCCTTTCCGAAAAATTATCAGCGCCGATCGTTTCAACGGTTCCAGCTAAAGGTATCGTGCCGGATGATTACAAAGCCTATATGGGTTCTGCCGGCCGTGTTGCCAGCAAGCCAGGGGTTGAAACTTCCCGCGCAGCAGATACGGTTTTATTCGTTGGTACTGATTTTCCGTTTACGGCGTACTTCTTTGCGCCTGACGCAAAATTCATCCAAGTCGACACCGATTCTGCCAAACTAGGCAAACGCCATGCAGTTGAAGTTTCCATTTTGGCCGATGCCGTTAAAACGTTCCGTGCTTTGGTTGAACGTAGTGGCGACGCAGTTCCTGAAAAACCATTCTACAAGGCTGCTCTAGCCAATAAGATCAACTGGCGCAAGTGGATCGACAGCTTTGAAGAAAGTGACCAAACGCCAATGCGGGTGGAACCTGTTTTCAAACAAATCAACGATATGGCAGAACCAGATGCAATTTTCCAAGTTGATGTTGGTAACGTGACGATCGACGGCATGCGCTTCTTGCGGATGAACCATCAAGAACAGTTTACTACTTCTGCTTGGTACGCAACCATGGGGTATGGCATACCAGCTGCCATCGCTGCTAAAGAAGCTTTTCCTAATCGCCAAGTCTTCTCAATCTCCGGTGATGGTGGCTGGACCATGGTCGTTCAAGACTTGTTGACTCAAGTCAAAGAACACCTACCAATCATCAACGTAGTCCTCAGCAACCAATCACTCGGCTTTATCGAAGCTGAACAGGACGATACTAAACAACCACATTCCGGTGTCGATTTACTAGATGCCGATTGGGCTGGTGTCGCTGAAGATATGGGTGCAACTGGCTATAAAGTCACTAATTTGGCCGAACTCAAAATGGCTTTTGAACAAGCTAAAACTGCCACTGGTCCAGTTGTGATCGATGTTAAGATCGCCAATGAACGGCCATTACCAGTTGAACAACTTGTTTTAGATCCAGAAACCCAAGACCCCGCAGCCGTCAAAGCATTCGTCGAAGAATACCAAGCACAAGGCTTGATTCCACTGCGGCAATTGTTGGCTGATGCAGAAAAATAA
- a CDS encoding beta-glucosidase has translation MKKNRSLIITLSAIVIALLAVAGIGYIFISNLIKQGVVTMNDIMTTINKVGTYFIPIAIILVVIIIALIVFRNRSKKFNFWLKWESLVAFFLALVLTLNIVVFVPMSALFNLNFAKLDQVSASTVAQSNNVNENIANEGTVLLKNTNNYLPINAKNINVFGWASTNPLYGGTGSGGAVGANSVDIYQSLKDAGFKTNDSLSKFYTKYRKTRPDISMMKQDWTLPEPARNDYSNKLVNKAKNFSDTALVVLGRSGGEGADLPKDMGAKGVTYNGNKGDFKKGDNYLQLSKSERDMLSLVNSNFKNVIVLINASNPMELGFLNQYKNIKGALWMSGPGQKGFSALGKILKGTVNPSGRTVDTYARDLNKTPTYNNVGDFQYTNASYKYVNYVENIYVGYKFYETYYQNNNAAYDQAVQYPFGYGLSYTKFSQSMGDIKQSVNGKIHFNVTVKNTGKVAGKDVVQTYYTAPYTNGGTEKASTNLIDFAKTKNLKPGESQTIPFTLDREDLASYNENNGGAYVLDKGRYQIQIKSDAHDVLGSKDYNVPQTVTYNSDNKRSSDKKVAKNEFGYAEGNVDYLSRKNNFANYSQATAAPGKEQLSQNMQQGATNVKNVQYKKSNAKMPTTNANNNVKLAALRGKSYSDPEWNKLLDQLSVKDMNNLITYGGYQTVGLNSVDAQHTYDFDGPSGLTSFMVKNMNTTAFPAAAMIAATWNKNLAKDRGSMVGKQGSEIGVTGWYGPAMNLHRNAFAGRNFEYYSEDSILSGYMAANEIAGAKKHGVYAYMKHFALNDQETNRTNKLMTWSSEQAIREDYLKPFEMAVKDGGATATMSSFNFIGNKWSGANSNLLQNVLRGEWGYRGLVETDYFMGAGYMLGNTGIANGNDLMLSTNGEMGANITHTDNPQTVKNMRNASHNILYTVVNSAAYKNDKGNQSLLLPWQKSVIQFDIIAAVIVIVLQGIVIVLYRRKYVKKVN, from the coding sequence ATGAAGAAAAATCGTAGTCTCATTATTACGCTCAGCGCTATTGTGATTGCACTTTTAGCAGTAGCTGGTATTGGATATATCTTTATTAGTAACCTAATAAAGCAAGGTGTTGTCACGATGAATGATATTATGACAACTATTAATAAAGTAGGCACTTATTTTATTCCAATAGCCATTATTTTAGTTGTCATTATTATTGCGTTGATTGTATTCCGCAATAGAAGTAAGAAATTTAATTTTTGGTTAAAGTGGGAATCATTGGTCGCATTCTTTCTTGCTTTAGTACTTACACTAAATATTGTTGTCTTCGTTCCAATGTCAGCTTTATTTAATCTAAATTTTGCTAAGCTTGATCAGGTAAGTGCCAGTACGGTAGCGCAAAGCAATAACGTGAATGAAAATATTGCAAATGAAGGCACTGTCTTATTGAAAAATACGAATAACTACTTACCAATTAATGCTAAAAATATTAACGTTTTTGGTTGGGCCTCAACTAATCCACTTTATGGTGGTACTGGTTCAGGTGGTGCTGTGGGTGCAAATTCAGTTGATATTTATCAAAGTTTGAAAGATGCTGGTTTTAAAACTAATGATTCCTTGAGTAAGTTTTACACGAAGTATCGTAAAACACGGCCAGACATTAGTATGATGAAACAAGATTGGACACTTCCAGAGCCAGCACGAAACGATTATTCTAATAAGTTAGTTAATAAAGCAAAGAACTTCTCTGATACTGCATTAGTTGTACTTGGACGTTCTGGCGGTGAAGGTGCTGATTTACCTAAAGATATGGGTGCCAAAGGCGTCACTTATAATGGTAATAAAGGTGACTTCAAAAAAGGCGATAATTATCTACAATTATCAAAATCAGAACGTGATATGCTTTCTCTAGTTAATTCAAACTTTAAAAACGTCATTGTATTAATTAATGCATCTAATCCAATGGAGTTAGGCTTCTTAAATCAATATAAAAACATTAAAGGCGCGTTGTGGATGTCAGGCCCCGGACAAAAAGGCTTTTCAGCCCTAGGTAAAATTCTGAAGGGCACCGTCAATCCATCCGGACGGACTGTTGATACTTACGCCCGTGACTTAAATAAAACGCCGACTTATAATAACGTAGGTGATTTCCAGTACACAAACGCCTCATACAAATATGTTAATTATGTAGAAAATATTTATGTTGGTTATAAATTTTATGAAACTTATTATCAAAATAATAACGCCGCCTATGACCAGGCTGTACAATATCCATTTGGCTATGGTTTAAGTTATACTAAGTTTAGTCAAAGTATGGGTGACATTAAGCAATCTGTGAATGGTAAGATTCATTTTAACGTTACAGTCAAAAATACTGGTAAGGTTGCTGGTAAAGATGTGGTTCAAACGTACTATACAGCTCCGTATACTAACGGTGGTACTGAAAAAGCGTCAACTAATCTAATTGATTTTGCCAAAACAAAAAATCTTAAACCAGGCGAGAGCCAAACCATTCCATTTACGTTAGATCGTGAAGATTTAGCTTCTTATAATGAGAATAATGGTGGTGCTTACGTGCTGGATAAGGGTAGATACCAAATTCAGATTAAATCTGATGCACATGATGTATTAGGCTCAAAAGATTATAATGTTCCCCAAACAGTTACCTACAATAGCGATAATAAGCGGAGTAGCGATAAAAAAGTTGCTAAGAATGAGTTTGGTTATGCTGAAGGTAACGTGGATTATTTGAGTCGTAAGAATAACTTTGCAAATTATAGCCAGGCAACTGCAGCCCCAGGTAAAGAACAATTGTCTCAAAATATGCAACAAGGTGCGACAAACGTTAAAAACGTTCAATACAAGAAATCTAATGCTAAAATGCCAACGACTAATGCTAATAATAATGTGAAATTAGCAGCACTACGAGGCAAGAGTTACAGTGATCCAGAGTGGAACAAGCTATTAGATCAGCTATCGGTCAAAGATATGAATAATTTGATTACGTATGGTGGCTATCAAACTGTCGGTTTGAATTCGGTTGACGCACAACATACCTATGATTTTGATGGTCCTTCTGGGTTAACTAGTTTTATGGTCAAAAACATGAATACAACTGCTTTTCCAGCTGCAGCCATGATTGCAGCAACTTGGAATAAAAACTTAGCCAAAGATCGTGGCTCTATGGTTGGTAAGCAAGGTAGTGAGATTGGTGTAACTGGTTGGTATGGTCCAGCAATGAATTTACATCGTAATGCTTTTGCCGGCCGTAACTTTGAATATTACTCTGAAGATAGTATTCTTTCAGGGTATATGGCTGCCAATGAAATTGCTGGTGCTAAAAAGCATGGTGTTTATGCTTATATGAAACATTTTGCATTGAATGATCAAGAAACTAATCGGACAAATAAATTGATGACTTGGTCTAGTGAGCAAGCAATTCGTGAAGATTACCTTAAACCATTTGAAATGGCTGTAAAGGATGGTGGAGCAACGGCAACGATGTCATCCTTTAACTTTATTGGCAATAAATGGTCCGGTGCTAATAGCAACTTATTGCAAAATGTATTACGTGGCGAATGGGGTTACCGTGGATTAGTTGAAACAGATTACTTCATGGGTGCCGGTTATATGCTTGGTAATACAGGGATTGCTAATGGTAATGATCTTATGCTATCAACTAATGGTGAAATGGGTGCAAACATTACGCATACTGATAACCCACAAACGGTTAAGAATATGCGGAATGCATCGCATAATATTCTCTACACGGTCGTTAATAGCGCTGCTTATAAAAACGATAAAGGAAATCAGAGTTTGTTATTACCATGGCAAAAGTCTGTGATTCAATTTGATATTATCGCTGCAGTGATAGTGATCGTGTTACAAGGTATTGTCATTGTATTGTATCGCCGTAAATATGTGAAAAAAGTAAATTAA
- a CDS encoding glycosyltransferase family 2 protein codes for MKSLSLIVSCYNSEDYVERCVNSLLLGGEEVEILLVDDGSNDRTPQIIDYYAHKFPGIVRAIHQANGGPGAAINAGLHAATGLYTKIVDSDDWLDATAYQQVLDFLRETNRQGEALDMIVSNYIYDRQGARHKKVMRYPTILPQGQVFGWQDVRFPAGKYLLMHAIIYRTSLLRDEAKLELPRHTFYVDNIYVFEPLPFVKKIYYLNVELYHYFIGRADQSVNEDVMLSRIDQQLKINRRLIIFYAENITDSSPVSQYMEKYVEIITTVSSILLVKGGTPRYLALKKDLWRFVKQYDETLYKQLRHGAFGIGVHLPGKIGRKTAVGAYHIAQRMYGFN; via the coding sequence GTGAAAAGTTTAAGTTTAATTGTTTCTTGTTATAACTCGGAAGATTATGTAGAACGTTGTGTTAATTCACTGTTACTTGGTGGTGAAGAAGTAGAAATTCTTCTAGTTGATGATGGTTCCAATGATCGGACACCACAAATCATTGATTATTATGCACATAAGTTTCCAGGAATTGTTCGTGCAATCCATCAAGCAAACGGTGGTCCCGGCGCAGCAATCAATGCCGGTTTACATGCCGCAACAGGACTGTACACAAAAATTGTTGATAGTGACGATTGGTTAGATGCTACTGCGTATCAGCAAGTATTGGATTTTTTGCGGGAAACCAATCGGCAGGGTGAAGCTTTGGATATGATCGTTAGTAATTATATTTATGACCGGCAAGGTGCACGGCATAAAAAGGTGATGCGTTATCCAACAATTTTACCGCAGGGTCAAGTTTTTGGTTGGCAAGATGTCAGATTTCCTGCAGGTAAATATTTATTGATGCATGCAATTATTTATCGAACCAGTTTATTACGCGATGAAGCAAAGCTGGAATTACCCCGGCACACTTTTTATGTGGACAATATTTATGTCTTTGAACCACTACCTTTTGTTAAAAAAATCTACTATTTGAACGTAGAACTTTATCATTATTTTATCGGTCGTGCCGATCAATCTGTAAATGAAGATGTGATGTTGTCGCGGATTGATCAACAATTGAAAATTAATAGGCGGTTGATTATTTTTTATGCTGAAAATATTACTGACAGCAGTCCGGTTAGTCAGTATATGGAAAAATATGTAGAGATCATTACCACGGTTTCTTCAATCTTATTGGTCAAGGGTGGGACCCCACGTTATTTAGCGTTGAAAAAGGATCTCTGGCGTTTCGTTAAACAGTATGATGAAACACTATACAAACAATTACGTCATGGGGCCTTTGGTATTGGGGTTCATCTTCCAGGAAAAATAGGTCGCAAGACTGCCGTTGGTGCTTATCACATTGCACAGCGGATGTACGGGTTTAACTAA
- a CDS encoding GtrA family protein codes for MDHSNGVVGVLKKFKNKYPDLYEFILFNIMSNVATITNFIVLWLGTGIFFKGLDSSFNWWIFHYNASQGGLGGFLSFLVAYICAQIVNFIVQRKVVFGATVQIKKVLFWYVLTVAVAGIISVWLPPYIIQQLTPIIGGWAATVANIVNIVIQVVINYPMMKFVIMK; via the coding sequence ATGGACCATTCAAACGGTGTTGTTGGCGTTTTAAAAAAGTTTAAAAATAAATATCCTGATCTCTATGAATTTATTTTATTTAATATTATGAGCAATGTTGCAACGATCACAAATTTTATCGTATTGTGGCTAGGTACAGGTATTTTTTTCAAAGGTCTAGATAGTTCCTTTAATTGGTGGATTTTTCACTATAATGCTAGTCAGGGCGGTTTAGGTGGCTTTCTTAGTTTTTTAGTTGCGTATATCTGTGCCCAGATCGTCAATTTTATCGTGCAGCGCAAGGTGGTTTTTGGCGCTACTGTACAGATCAAAAAAGTTCTGTTCTGGTATGTATTAACCGTTGCGGTCGCTGGAATAATTTCGGTATGGTTACCACCATATATTATTCAACAGCTGACACCGATAATTGGTGGTTGGGCGGCGACGGTTGCTAATATTGTTAACATTGTGATCCAAGTTGTGATTAATTATCCAATGATGAAATTTGTCATTATGAAATAG